In Nitrosospira briensis C-128, a genomic segment contains:
- the pstC gene encoding phosphate ABC transporter permease subunit PstC, with the protein MQLPATAHPPDEITHPKRLGYSYRRHLGERFIEALLFLMAFVSVAITVAIVVMLVKESFVFFEHVPLWEFLTDTQWTPLFDDAHYGILPLISGTVVSSGVALLVAIPLGTITAIYLSEFAPFAVREVAKPFLELLGGVPTVVYGYFALLFVTPLLQKIFPDLPGFSLLSAGLVMGIMIIPYVSSMAEDAMRSVPMHLREGSYAMGATKFQTAIRVVMPAAFSGIAAAYILGISRAVGETMVVAIAAGMQPNLTWNPMEPAATITAYIVQVSLGDLPHGSIGYQTIFAAGLTLLLLTLAFNIIGHVLRKRYREVY; encoded by the coding sequence ATGCAGTTGCCTGCGACAGCACACCCTCCCGACGAAATCACCCATCCCAAAAGACTCGGGTATAGCTATCGCCGTCATCTGGGCGAGCGTTTTATTGAAGCGCTACTGTTTCTGATGGCATTTGTTTCGGTTGCGATTACCGTTGCCATCGTGGTGATGCTGGTAAAGGAATCATTTGTATTTTTTGAACACGTCCCGCTTTGGGAATTTCTGACCGATACCCAATGGACGCCACTGTTTGATGATGCACATTACGGCATCCTCCCGCTCATATCCGGTACGGTGGTAAGTTCCGGCGTGGCGCTCCTGGTTGCCATACCCCTGGGCACTATCACCGCCATATATCTTTCCGAATTTGCACCTTTTGCCGTGCGTGAAGTTGCCAAGCCATTTCTCGAGTTGCTGGGCGGTGTTCCAACGGTCGTGTATGGTTATTTCGCATTACTATTCGTAACGCCCCTGCTACAGAAGATTTTCCCGGATTTGCCTGGTTTCAGTCTTCTTTCCGCCGGATTGGTGATGGGCATCATGATTATCCCCTATGTAAGCTCCATGGCTGAAGATGCCATGCGTTCCGTGCCCATGCATTTGCGGGAAGGCTCCTACGCGATGGGGGCCACGAAGTTCCAGACGGCGATAAGGGTGGTGATGCCTGCCGCGTTTTCGGGTATAGCCGCTGCTTATATACTTGGTATCTCCCGTGCTGTGGGTGAAACGATGGTGGTGGCGATAGCTGCCGGCATGCAACCCAATCTCACCTGGAATCCAATGGAACCCGCAGCTACCATTACCGCCTACATCGTACAGGTCAGCCTGGGTGACCTGCCTCACGGCAGCATTGGCTATCAAACTATTTTTGCCGCTGGTCTTACATTGCTGCTATTGACATTGGCGTTCAATATCATCGGGCATGTTCTGCGTAAGCGTTATCGCGAAGTGTATTAA
- a CDS encoding NapC/NirT family cytochrome c, with translation MAGMKAGGTLLTGAVLGIVMVAVVFGGEAAVSTTEFCTSCHSMSYPAEELKTSSHYGALGANPGCKDCHIPQGFKNFHLAVATHVVDGARELYMEFAEDYSTLEKFNERRLIMAHDARMNLKKWDSRTCRECHKNPQPPGADAKAAHKKMETEGATCIDCHQNLVHKEAPETDLNESKKQGKLVLKPEKKDDDEEDEEE, from the coding sequence ATGGCGGGAATGAAAGCAGGCGGCACCCTGCTCACAGGTGCCGTACTGGGAATCGTGATGGTGGCGGTGGTATTCGGCGGCGAGGCCGCCGTCTCCACCACCGAATTCTGCACCAGTTGCCATTCCATGAGTTATCCCGCGGAGGAGCTCAAGACCTCCTCGCACTATGGTGCGCTGGGGGCCAACCCCGGCTGCAAGGACTGCCATATCCCGCAGGGCTTCAAGAACTTCCACCTGGCGGTGGCCACCCACGTGGTGGATGGGGCGCGCGAGCTGTACATGGAGTTTGCCGAGGATTACTCCACCCTGGAGAAGTTCAACGAGCGCCGGTTGATCATGGCGCACGATGCGCGCATGAACCTGAAGAAGTGGGACAGCCGCACCTGTCGTGAATGCCACAAGAATCCGCAACCGCCCGGTGCCGATGCCAAGGCTGCGCACAAGAAGATGGAGACCGAAGGGGCGACCTGCATCGACTGCCATCAGAACCTGGTGCACAAGGAGGCCCCCGAGACCGACTTGAACGAGAGCAAGAAACAGGGCAAACTGGTCCTCAAACCCGAAAAGAAGGATGATGACGAGGAGGATGAGGAGGAGTGA
- the cycA gene encoding cytochrome c-550 CycA, protein MSHRMTLVLAAAAMLAVVAGSATAQSYEGRKKCSSCHKSQAESWGDTAHAKAMDSLKPNTKAEAKKKAKLDPTKDYTKDKDCVGCHVDGWGKEGGYTVEDPSKFTTGVGCESCHGPGSKYRGTHRKAGAAFEKSKKTAPRQTLADAGQDFSFEESCNACHMNYEGSPWKGAKKPYTPFTPAVDKKYTFDFDKYVKDTKAMHEHYKLDGTFTGEPKFKYHDDFQAKAKVGVKGSED, encoded by the coding sequence ATGAGCCATCGCATGACATTAGTCCTCGCCGCAGCCGCCATGCTGGCGGTAGTTGCAGGCAGTGCTACCGCGCAATCGTATGAAGGCCGCAAGAAGTGCAGTTCCTGTCACAAGAGCCAGGCCGAATCGTGGGGCGACACCGCGCACGCCAAAGCCATGGACTCCCTGAAGCCCAACACCAAAGCCGAGGCCAAGAAGAAGGCCAAGCTCGACCCGACCAAGGACTACACCAAGGACAAGGACTGCGTAGGCTGTCACGTCGACGGTTGGGGCAAGGAAGGCGGCTACACCGTCGAAGACCCGAGCAAGTTCACCACCGGCGTGGGCTGCGAATCGTGCCATGGTCCCGGCTCCAAGTATCGCGGCACCCACCGCAAGGCCGGTGCTGCCTTCGAGAAATCGAAGAAGACCGCCCCGCGCCAGACCTTGGCCGATGCCGGACAGGACTTCAGCTTTGAAGAAAGCTGCAACGCCTGCCACATGAACTACGAAGGCAGCCCGTGGAAGGGCGCCAAGAAGCCCTACACCCCCTTCACCCCCGCGGTGGACAAGAAGTACACCTTCGACTTTGACAAGTACGTCAAGGACACCAAGGCCATGCACGAGCACTACAAACTGGACGGCACCTTCACTGGCGAGCCGAAGTTCAAGTACCATGACGACTTCCAGGCCAAGGCCAAAGTGGGTGTGAAAGGTTCGGAGGACTGA
- the haoB gene encoding hydroxylamine oxidation protein HaoB, protein MARRNTKLLPSLGILLVAGGILLLLWFGWLWFNPGPAPYRYQLVTEGGIDQFPQLGLPADIDPALKLAQYEVYAEGVDQPLALTHTARLGDHPPVRLDWENHTSELLVTVDNKLSELAALSVAIAKHAPKDALILAWWDTSRQVNLLAGRDTLFTTRIGEPLIVPTPWLERTDAIKRYESEFWGAPAGEQERATFQRFADALLAPPETGAALLRELAGNREAYIAIHVNDLYKLGLMRPQFDITYKNFPMEGNMHGLIGYLKTWMQSNQFDTYTLQSISDKMVRAYFLHKGPNSESLIAQMLPFTESQPLELQALQLIYQQGGYWVYKIPAPGDGASGADLPEGT, encoded by the coding sequence GTGGCGCGGCGTAACACCAAACTCCTCCCCTCACTGGGCATCCTCCTGGTGGCGGGAGGAATTCTTTTACTCCTCTGGTTTGGCTGGCTCTGGTTCAACCCCGGCCCCGCCCCCTATCGCTACCAGCTCGTCACCGAAGGCGGCATCGACCAGTTTCCGCAACTGGGCCTGCCGGCAGACATCGACCCCGCCCTCAAGCTGGCCCAATACGAAGTCTATGCCGAAGGCGTCGACCAGCCCCTGGCACTCACCCACACCGCCAGGCTGGGCGACCACCCACCCGTGCGGCTCGACTGGGAAAACCACACCAGCGAACTGCTCGTCACCGTCGACAACAAACTCAGCGAACTTGCCGCCCTGTCTGTTGCCATCGCCAAGCATGCGCCCAAGGACGCGCTCATCCTCGCCTGGTGGGACACCTCGCGCCAGGTCAACCTCCTGGCCGGACGCGACACCCTGTTCACCACCCGCATCGGCGAACCCCTGATCGTCCCCACCCCGTGGCTTGAGCGCACCGACGCCATCAAACGCTACGAGAGCGAATTCTGGGGCGCGCCCGCCGGCGAACAGGAACGCGCCACCTTCCAGCGCTTCGCCGACGCCCTCCTGGCCCCGCCCGAGACCGGCGCCGCCCTGCTGCGCGAACTGGCAGGCAACCGCGAAGCCTACATTGCCATCCACGTCAACGACCTCTACAAACTGGGGCTCATGCGCCCCCAGTTTGACATCACCTACAAGAACTTCCCCATGGAAGGCAACATGCACGGCCTGATCGGCTACCTCAAGACCTGGATGCAGAGCAACCAGTTCGACACCTACACCCTGCAATCCATTTCCGACAAAATGGTGCGCGCCTACTTCCTGCACAAAGGCCCCAACAGCGAGAGCCTCATCGCCCAGATGCTGCCCTTCACCGAATCCCAGCCCCTGGAACTGCAAGCCCTCCAGCTCATCTACCAGCAAGGCGGCTACTGGGTCTACAAGATCCCCGCCCCCGGCGACGGCGCAAGCGGCGCCGACCTCCCCGAAGGCACCTGA
- a CDS encoding multiheme c-type cytochrome, whose amino-acid sequence MVVKPWLKLVTLACGALLAASAYADFPSVPKETYKALNLQQSASPKELHQALVKRYKDPAQGAGRGTLAKYWEPIPMSMYFDPASFYKPPTSMKEVAARDECVKCHTDESPVWVNAWKKSTHANLDKIRNLKPDDPIYYKKAKLEDVEKNLRSMNRLGATEKLKEVGCIDCHVDINAKGKADHMKDLRMPTADVCGTCHLQEFAERESERDTLIWPNKQWPQGRPSHALDWKANVEVAVFAAMPQREIAEGCSMCHTNQNKCDMCHTRHEFSAAESRQPEACATCHSGVDHNNWEAYSMSKHGKIVSLMGDKWNWEVPLKDAYAKGGQTAPTCAGCHFEYEGKYAHNVVRKIRWANYPAVPGIAENITSEWSEERLDSWVKTCTQCHSERFARSYLEFMDKGTLHGLAKFKEAHGVAEKLYKDGLLTGQKTNRPAPLAPDKEMFAGFTQLYWSKDNNPAAIELKVLEMGENNLPKLHVGLAHVNPGGWTYTEGWGPMNRDYVEVMDENTKIREMAALQARVAKMESSRRSSLLDIQSTDDKLSLGGLGGGMLLAGTLALAGWRRREKSER is encoded by the coding sequence ATGGTTGTCAAACCTTGGCTGAAGCTGGTCACGCTCGCATGCGGCGCCTTATTGGCGGCGTCTGCGTACGCGGACTTTCCCAGCGTCCCCAAAGAAACGTACAAAGCGCTGAACCTGCAGCAATCGGCCTCACCGAAAGAATTGCACCAGGCGCTGGTCAAGCGCTACAAAGACCCGGCACAAGGTGCGGGCCGTGGCACCCTGGCCAAATACTGGGAGCCCATTCCCATGAGCATGTACTTTGACCCTGCCTCCTTCTACAAGCCGCCCACCTCCATGAAAGAAGTGGCTGCGCGCGACGAATGCGTCAAATGCCACACCGACGAATCGCCGGTCTGGGTCAACGCCTGGAAAAAGAGCACCCACGCCAACCTGGACAAGATCCGCAACTTAAAGCCTGACGACCCCATTTACTACAAGAAAGCCAAACTGGAAGACGTCGAGAAGAACCTTCGCTCCATGAACCGGCTCGGCGCCACCGAAAAGCTCAAGGAAGTTGGTTGCATCGACTGCCACGTCGACATCAACGCCAAAGGCAAAGCCGACCACATGAAAGACCTGCGCATGCCCACCGCAGACGTCTGCGGCACCTGCCACCTGCAGGAATTTGCCGAACGCGAATCCGAGCGCGACACCTTGATCTGGCCCAACAAGCAATGGCCGCAGGGACGCCCCTCGCACGCCCTTGACTGGAAAGCCAACGTCGAAGTCGCCGTATTTGCCGCCATGCCCCAGCGCGAGATTGCCGAAGGCTGCAGCATGTGCCACACCAACCAGAACAAATGCGACATGTGCCACACCCGGCACGAATTCTCCGCGGCCGAATCGCGTCAGCCCGAAGCGTGCGCCACCTGCCACAGCGGCGTAGACCACAACAACTGGGAAGCCTACTCCATGAGCAAGCACGGCAAGATCGTGTCCCTCATGGGCGACAAATGGAACTGGGAAGTCCCCCTGAAGGACGCCTACGCCAAAGGCGGACAGACCGCCCCCACCTGTGCCGGCTGCCACTTCGAGTATGAAGGCAAATACGCCCACAACGTCGTCAGAAAGATACGCTGGGCCAACTACCCCGCCGTTCCCGGCATAGCCGAGAACATCACCAGCGAATGGTCCGAAGAGCGGCTTGACTCCTGGGTCAAGACCTGCACCCAGTGCCACTCCGAACGCTTCGCCCGCTCCTACCTCGAATTCATGGACAAAGGCACCCTGCATGGCCTGGCCAAATTCAAGGAAGCCCACGGCGTAGCCGAGAAACTCTACAAGGATGGCCTGCTCACCGGCCAGAAGACCAACCGTCCCGCCCCCCTGGCACCCGACAAAGAAATGTTTGCCGGCTTCACCCAGCTCTACTGGTCCAAGGACAACAACCCTGCCGCCATCGAGCTCAAAGTCCTGGAAATGGGTGAGAACAACCTGCCCAAACTGCACGTAGGCTTAGCCCACGTCAACCCGGGCGGCTGGACCTACACCGAAGGCTGGGGACCCATGAACCGCGACTACGTCGAAGTCATGGACGAAAACACCAAGATTCGCGAAATGGCCGCCTTGCAGGCACGGGTCGCCAAAATGGAATCCAGCCGACGCTCCAGCCTGCTTGACATCCAGAGCACCGATGACAAGCTCTCCCTGGGCGGCCTGGGCGGCGGCATGCTCCTGGCCGGCACCCTGGCTCTGGCTGGCTGGCGCCGCCGTGAAAAAAGCGAACGCTAA
- the sucD gene encoding succinate--CoA ligase subunit alpha, which yields MAILIDENTRIIIQGFTGKTGTFHAQDMINYGSNVVGGVTPGKGGQQHLGLPVFNTVKEAVEQVEADATIVFVPPAFAADSIMEAADAGIRYCAAITDGIPTQDMMTVKNFLRRFSIKDRMVLTGPNCAGTISPGRAMLGIMPGHIYKKGNVGVIGRSGTLGYEAADQMRILGIGISTSVGIGGDPIIGSSHRDILEKFEEDPETEIVVMIGEIGGPQEVQAGIFARDHMSKPVIAYIAGLTAPEGRRMGHAGAIISSPGESAAEKVAMLRDLGVTICPTPSAIGETVAAVLSRM from the coding sequence ATGGCTATTTTAATTGACGAAAACACGCGCATCATAATCCAGGGTTTCACTGGTAAAACCGGTACCTTTCATGCGCAGGATATGATCAACTACGGTTCAAACGTGGTGGGAGGCGTAACCCCCGGCAAGGGCGGACAGCAACACCTGGGTCTGCCCGTCTTCAATACGGTAAAAGAAGCTGTGGAACAAGTCGAAGCGGATGCCACTATCGTATTTGTGCCGCCCGCGTTTGCAGCGGACTCGATCATGGAAGCGGCGGATGCCGGTATCAGATATTGTGCGGCCATTACTGACGGGATTCCCACACAGGATATGATGACCGTCAAGAACTTTTTGCGACGTTTTTCTATCAAAGATAGAATGGTGCTCACGGGCCCTAATTGTGCCGGCACGATCAGCCCAGGCCGGGCAATGCTGGGAATCATGCCGGGGCACATCTATAAGAAAGGAAATGTCGGGGTTATTGGCCGCTCTGGAACGCTGGGTTATGAAGCAGCAGACCAGATGAGGATTCTGGGTATCGGCATATCCACTTCGGTAGGTATTGGCGGGGATCCGATCATAGGCAGTTCCCATCGTGATATCCTGGAAAAGTTCGAAGAAGATCCTGAAACGGAAATAGTCGTCATGATTGGCGAAATCGGAGGGCCGCAGGAAGTTCAAGCCGGTATTTTTGCCAGAGATCATATGAGCAAGCCGGTAATTGCCTATATCGCAGGCTTAACCGCACCGGAAGGTCGTCGCATGGGGCATGCCGGCGCGATTATTTCGTCTCCGGGCGAAAGTGCGGCGGAAAAGGTTGCTATGCTGAGGGATCTTGGTGTCACGATCTGTCCGACACCTTCTGCCATTGGTGAAACCGTTGCAGCGGTATTGTCCAGAATGTAA
- a CDS encoding malate--CoA ligase subunit beta produces the protein MDIHEYQAKEILTKYGVKIAEGGLAYSPDESVQRAREIDGNVWVVKAQIHSGARGKAGGIKICKTHDEVKAAAEELLGKYLITHQTGPMGKICSRVYVEAGTQIAKEIYLCFLIDRSSERVVMIGSARGGMEIEELAETDPDAIKKVYIEPSVGLLDFQAREMAFALGLEATQLTHAVKTIKGCYRALRDLDANMLEINPLVVTGSGELIALDAKMSFDDNALFRRHEVAELRDKTQGDPREMAAGDQGLSYIGLDGDIGCVINGAGLAMATMDMIQLAGGDPANFLDVGGGASAERTEKAFRLVLADKGVKAILVNIFAGINRCDWIAEGVVHAVNNIGIKVPLVVRLSGTNVEEGQRIIAESGLPIITAKTLAEAADKVVQARNEVVAEECKGM, from the coding sequence TTGGATATACACGAGTATCAGGCGAAAGAGATTCTGACGAAATATGGCGTCAAGATCGCGGAAGGCGGTCTGGCTTACAGCCCCGATGAAAGTGTACAGCGGGCTAGAGAAATTGACGGAAATGTTTGGGTAGTAAAAGCACAGATTCATTCAGGAGCGCGCGGTAAAGCCGGCGGTATCAAGATCTGCAAGACGCATGATGAAGTTAAAGCGGCTGCGGAAGAATTATTGGGAAAATATTTGATAACGCATCAAACCGGGCCGATGGGTAAAATTTGCTCAAGGGTTTACGTTGAAGCAGGGACGCAAATTGCCAAAGAAATCTATCTTTGCTTTTTGATTGACCGGAGTTCGGAGCGGGTCGTCATGATAGGTTCTGCCCGAGGCGGAATGGAAATCGAGGAGTTGGCTGAAACAGATCCTGATGCCATAAAAAAAGTTTACATTGAACCCTCTGTCGGTCTCCTGGATTTTCAAGCGCGGGAGATGGCTTTTGCGCTAGGGTTGGAAGCTACGCAATTAACCCATGCTGTCAAAACGATAAAGGGTTGCTATCGCGCGTTACGCGACCTCGATGCGAATATGCTGGAAATCAACCCCCTGGTTGTTACGGGCAGCGGCGAACTCATCGCATTGGATGCAAAAATGAGTTTTGATGACAATGCCTTGTTTCGACGTCATGAAGTTGCTGAGTTGCGCGATAAAACTCAGGGGGACCCACGGGAAATGGCAGCTGGCGATCAAGGACTGAGTTATATCGGCCTGGATGGCGACATCGGTTGCGTGATTAACGGCGCCGGTCTGGCTATGGCCACCATGGATATGATTCAACTGGCTGGCGGAGATCCCGCAAATTTTCTTGACGTTGGCGGTGGCGCATCTGCTGAGCGTACAGAAAAGGCGTTTCGTCTGGTATTGGCCGATAAAGGGGTTAAGGCAATATTGGTCAATATATTTGCCGGGATCAACCGTTGTGACTGGATCGCGGAAGGCGTCGTGCATGCCGTGAACAATATCGGTATCAAGGTCCCGCTGGTTGTACGTTTATCAGGCACAAATGTTGAGGAAGGTCAACGCATCATTGCTGAAAGCGGTCTTCCCATTATCACGGCAAAAACGTTGGCGGAAGCGGCGGATAAAGTTGTCCAGGCCCGTAATGAGGTAGTTGCAGAAGAATGCAAAGGAATGTAA
- a CDS encoding HpcH/HpaI aldolase/citrate lyase family protein gives MSHTLYEASVLRIQRCELAVPGSNPGMFEKALKSGADFIFLDLEDAVAPDDKLTARKNVIEALNDLDWKAHGITVSVRINGLDTQFMVRDVVDLVEQAGDKVDTILIPKVGVYSDVYMVEAMLNQLEMQQGLKNRIGIEALIETALGMANVEDIARNGAAGRLEALHFGVADYAASNRARTTNIGGLNPDYPGDQWHAAISRMTVACRAFGLRPIDGPFGDIKDPDGFKLAARRAAALGCEGKWAIHPSQVALANDVFTPPAAEIEKAQLILVALKEAAAQGKGAAALDGRLIDAASARMANNVVRMAEAMRAKGV, from the coding sequence ATGAGTCATACATTATATGAAGCATCCGTTTTGCGCATCCAACGCTGTGAATTAGCTGTTCCCGGTTCAAACCCGGGCATGTTTGAGAAGGCGTTGAAAAGTGGTGCAGATTTCATCTTCCTCGATCTTGAAGACGCAGTTGCCCCCGACGACAAGTTGACCGCGCGTAAAAACGTTATCGAAGCGCTCAATGATCTGGACTGGAAAGCGCATGGCATTACCGTCTCTGTGCGCATAAATGGCCTGGACACGCAATTCATGGTGCGCGACGTGGTTGATCTGGTCGAGCAAGCAGGCGACAAGGTGGATACCATATTAATTCCGAAGGTGGGGGTTTATTCTGATGTCTATATGGTTGAAGCCATGCTGAACCAGCTGGAAATGCAACAAGGGCTAAAAAACAGAATTGGTATTGAAGCGTTGATCGAAACCGCTTTAGGAATGGCAAACGTAGAAGACATCGCCCGAAACGGAGCGGCGGGCCGCCTTGAAGCGCTACATTTTGGGGTAGCTGATTATGCTGCCAGTAATCGCGCCAGAACAACAAATATTGGGGGACTCAATCCGGACTATCCGGGTGATCAATGGCATGCCGCCATCAGCCGCATGACCGTTGCGTGCCGTGCCTTCGGGTTGCGCCCTATCGACGGCCCGTTTGGCGATATTAAAGATCCGGATGGCTTCAAATTGGCGGCGAGAAGAGCCGCAGCATTAGGCTGTGAGGGTAAATGGGCTATCCATCCGTCTCAAGTCGCGCTCGCCAACGATGTATTTACGCCGCCTGCCGCAGAAATCGAAAAAGCACAACTTATCCTGGTTGCCTTGAAAGAGGCGGCCGCTCAAGGTAAAGGCGCAGCTGCATTGGATGGCCGGCTCATCGATGCCGCTTCGGCGAGAATGGCCAACAACGTGGTAAGAATGGCAGAGGCGATGCGCGCCAAAGGCGTGTAA
- the mltG gene encoding endolytic transglycosylase MltG — protein MRTLKRLIFLAFAGVLLFAGWLAYQLNIPVQPPTVPYEFSIKPGSSLKSVAKQLADAGILPDMWSFVLLSRVMGAASSVKAGDYEIGASISPLQLLERITSGDINQTEIRFIEGWTFSQLRQTLDEHPALRHDTAGLTSGEILQLIGATETAAEGLFFPDTYFFARGSSDVAILKRAYHVMQNHVATAWAERAADLPLASPYQALILASIVEKETGKESDRVLVAAVFLNRLRLNMLLQTDPTVIYGLGDKFDGNLRKKDLLTDQEYNTYTRRGLPPTPIALPGLASIQAALNPARTNALYFVAKGKGESHFSNDLAEHNRAVSRYQKQ, from the coding sequence TTGCGTACGCTAAAACGCTTGATCTTTCTTGCCTTTGCTGGGGTCTTGCTGTTCGCTGGATGGCTCGCTTACCAACTTAATATTCCCGTTCAGCCCCCTACGGTTCCTTACGAATTTTCCATCAAGCCGGGCAGCAGTTTAAAAAGTGTCGCAAAGCAATTAGCCGACGCTGGCATTTTGCCGGATATGTGGTCCTTTGTCCTGCTATCGCGGGTAATGGGGGCTGCGTCATCGGTCAAGGCGGGTGATTATGAGATTGGTGCAAGTATCTCGCCGCTGCAACTGCTTGAACGCATCACCAGCGGTGACATCAATCAGACCGAGATCAGATTCATAGAAGGCTGGACTTTTTCCCAGCTCAGGCAGACGCTGGATGAGCACCCGGCGCTTCGGCACGACACTGCTGGTTTGACCAGCGGCGAAATCCTGCAACTGATCGGCGCAACCGAAACCGCCGCAGAAGGATTGTTTTTTCCCGATACCTATTTTTTTGCACGTGGCAGCAGTGACGTGGCGATATTAAAACGTGCCTATCATGTGATGCAGAATCATGTCGCCACCGCATGGGCTGAGCGCGCGGCAGATCTTCCGCTGGCAAGCCCCTACCAAGCTTTGATCCTGGCTTCAATCGTCGAAAAAGAAACCGGAAAGGAAAGCGACCGCGTCCTGGTAGCCGCTGTCTTCCTCAACCGGTTGCGATTAAACATGTTATTGCAAACTGATCCCACCGTTATTTATGGTCTTGGCGACAAGTTTGATGGCAATCTCCGAAAAAAAGACCTTTTAACTGATCAGGAATACAATACTTATACACGCCGCGGCTTGCCGCCGACGCCCATTGCTTTGCCGGGGCTCGCCTCCATTCAGGCTGCGCTCAATCCCGCCCGGACCAATGCGCTCTATTTTGTCGCCAAAGGGAAGGGAGAATCGCACTTCTCCAATGATTTGGCGGAGCATAACCGCGCCGTATCAAGATATCAGAAGCAATAG
- the fabF gene encoding beta-ketoacyl-ACP synthase II: protein MSKRRVVITGLGMISPVGNTVSDAWTNVLAGKSGITRITRFDASTFASQIAGEVKDFDVTEYLSAKDARRMDIFIHYGMAAAIQAVRDAGIDDIANTSLDAERVGVNIGSGIGGLPMIEATHDVFHAGGPRKISPFFIPSTIINMIAGNLSIMFGFKGPNLAIVTACTTATHCIGDSARLIEYGDVDVMVAGGAESCVTPLAIGGFASARALSTRNDDPVTASRPWDKGRDGFVLGEGAGILVLEELEHAKRRGAKIYAELAGFGMSADAYHMTAPSEDGEGAARCMNNALRNAGMNSTEVDYINAHGTSTPLGDIAETVAVKRCFGEHAKKLVVNSTKSMTGHLLGAAGGIEAIFSALALYHQVAPPTINIFDQDPQCDLDYVPNTARKMEINAAMSNSFGFGGTNGTLVFRKT, encoded by the coding sequence TTGTCCAAGCGTAGGGTAGTTATCACCGGACTGGGCATGATTTCGCCTGTCGGTAACACCGTCTCAGATGCGTGGACTAACGTTCTCGCTGGAAAATCCGGCATTACACGAATTACTCGTTTTGATGCTTCCACATTTGCCTCTCAGATAGCCGGAGAAGTAAAGGATTTTGACGTTACGGAATATCTTTCCGCCAAAGATGCGCGTCGTATGGATATCTTCATCCACTACGGCATGGCGGCAGCCATCCAGGCGGTCCGGGACGCAGGTATTGACGATATAGCCAATACCTCTCTCGATGCCGAGCGCGTTGGCGTCAATATTGGCTCCGGCATCGGCGGTTTACCGATGATCGAGGCCACGCATGATGTTTTTCACGCTGGCGGTCCGCGCAAGATATCTCCATTTTTCATACCCAGCACCATCATTAATATGATTGCGGGTAACTTGTCCATTATGTTTGGCTTCAAGGGACCGAATCTCGCCATTGTCACTGCCTGTACCACCGCTACCCACTGCATCGGCGACTCAGCCCGGTTGATCGAGTATGGAGATGTGGATGTGATGGTGGCAGGCGGTGCCGAGTCATGTGTAACGCCACTTGCCATTGGCGGTTTTGCCTCGGCGCGGGCGCTGTCGACCCGCAACGACGATCCTGTTACCGCCAGTCGGCCATGGGACAAGGGTCGGGACGGTTTTGTCCTGGGGGAAGGCGCCGGGATTCTGGTTCTGGAAGAGCTGGAGCATGCCAAACGTCGCGGCGCGAAAATTTACGCTGAGCTAGCCGGCTTTGGCATGAGCGCGGACGCCTATCATATGACAGCACCTTCGGAAGATGGAGAAGGTGCTGCGCGCTGTATGAATAATGCGCTCAGAAATGCGGGGATGAATTCCACTGAAGTGGACTATATCAACGCGCACGGCACCTCGACGCCGTTGGGCGATATAGCGGAGACTGTCGCGGTGAAGCGCTGCTTTGGCGAACACGCGAAAAAGCTTGTGGTGAACTCTACAAAATCGATGACTGGGCACCTGCTCGGGGCTGCTGGCGGGATTGAAGCCATATTCAGTGCCCTGGCCTTATATCATCAGGTGGCTCCGCCCACTATTAATATTTTTGATCAGGATCCCCAGTGCGATCTGGATTACGTTCCCAATACCGCTCGGAAAATGGAAATTAACGCTGCCATGTCAAACTCGTTTGGCTTTGGCGGCACAAATGGCACACTTGTTTTCCGTAAAACCTGA
- the acpP gene encoding acyl carrier protein has protein sequence MENVEQRIKKIVAEQLGVNEADVKSESSFVDDLGADSLDTVELVMALEEEFECEIPDEQAEKINTVQQAIDYINSHSN, from the coding sequence ATGGAAAATGTAGAGCAGCGTATAAAAAAAATAGTGGCCGAGCAGTTAGGAGTGAATGAGGCCGACGTCAAGAGTGAATCTTCTTTTGTGGATGACCTGGGTGCCGATTCGCTTGACACCGTAGAGCTGGTCATGGCACTGGAAGAAGAATTCGAATGCGAAATCCCTGATGAACAGGCAGAGAAAATCAATACTGTTCAGCAGGCTATCGACTACATCAATTCCCACAGCAATTAA